In Pyricularia oryzae 70-15 chromosome 2, whole genome shotgun sequence, one genomic interval encodes:
- a CDS encoding rho-type GTPase-activating protein 1 has translation MSAPDPFDGPPADRGRGDRLALGEENYQMDRENALQLSMGAPRQNGGAYPSAVPPGAPSPAWSAGGDRLRDERSRSAERNRSRPRNGRSASGQLRICAKCGEPLTGQFVRALDGTFHLDCFKCRDCGQIVASKFFPAEDENGGGQYPLCEKDYFRRLGLLCYQCGNALRGSYITALDRKYHVDHFTCSLCDTVFGAQDSYYEHDGSVYCHYHYSTQFAQKCNGCQTAILKQFVEIYRNGQNQHWHPECYMIHKFWNVRLTPPQEASALSLDQDEQASRELVKVGEERMEEKVYRIWSTLSTFEESSAACISDMLLHVSNGAYVDGVMVAKKFIWHVDILFKSADGLDAAMTKLEMKALSYGREAKLLCKKIVAFFSLLSKAQDKEVRKLGVTQELLSLVTGLAHYLKLLIRICLQGALRIEKERNTSDGLYQFLDDLGNLESLKGEEQSLSITMGMSRLSANDSDQCSLCRKPIEDECAKNEEKRWHIACVACNRCGRELGRSLHDAQFNPYDQKIFCTNCGSFYADNAPPFTRVTKLQQYVYLLKVALARLLEILRSTGAIPREDGHPQDLHDGQRDLPPHLRSEARSKSFAAGSMHQRESSYESAVNDVKRLKSTRLDKALSSSVRKARTSRIMEGPDGTAGRPGSAGANSGDPRKPGFSIVEDPANERAEDSMLGNQDALTLDDIPRIVAAEQAREQRPNAFQRQELFRAPATEPNLNSNNPRAFSPGRGPRSHGEPSPQRGMVMGIGGRKYFSELSNLDYFIVRHLAVLTMHPLLNNEFELEELLGFIESRKPATFWNKFGKAFKNDGKKNVKKKGVFGVPLEMIIERDGADSTDGVGPGTLRIPAIVDDIVATMRQMDLSVEGVFRKNGNIKKLSELCEKIDREGCDSVNLSSQPVVQVAALLKRYLRDLPDPLMTHKLYNLWLTAAKIQDADKRRQCLHLICCLLPKCHRDCLEILFCFLKWAGTFHQVDDESGSKMDVKNLATVIAPNILYLQSKALTLDSDPMFAIVAVETLIQDIEEMCLVPDDLVDILSDSTLFNNNGDLTTKEILKRFGDRPLMNGGLRGHGDELVGRHDTPNRPFARRVDTDPAVWQDERSVRPVHDQQQYASSMHNTPLRRHEDNGQPSPYGQDFDPSPGMSREPSSDRGGGQRREWRNSGWGNNSRQPGSVGVTGTG, from the exons ATGTCTGCACCCGACCCTTTTGATGGGCCACCCGCCGATCGAGGGCGCGGTGATCGTCTTGCTCTAGGAGAAGAAAACTACCAAATGGATCGCGAAAACGCCTTGCAACTGAGCATGGGAGCCCCTCGCCAGAATGGAGGTGCCTATCCTTCGGCCGTCCCCCCGGGGGCACCGTCACCCGCGTGGAGTGCAGGCGGCGACAGGTTGCGCGACGAACGAAGCCGCAGTGCGGAGAGAAATCGGTCACGACCTAGGAATGGCCGCTCGGCGAGCGGGCAGCTGCGCATCTGCGCCAAGTGCGGCGAGCCCTTGACGGGCCAGTTCGTGAGGGCACTGGATGGCACATTCCATCTGGACTGCTTCAAGTGTCGG GATTGCGGACAAATAGTAGCGTCCAAATTCTTCCCGGCCGAAGACGAGAACGGCGGTGGCCAGTACCCTCTGTGCGAGAAAGACTACTTCCGTCGTCTAGGCCTCCTCTGCTACCAATGTGGCAATGCTTTGCGAGGATCCTACATAACAGCACTAGACCGCAAGTATCACGTCGACCACTTCACCTGTTCCCTGTGCGACACCGTATTCGGAGCCCAGGACAGCTATTACGAGCACGATGGCAGTGTATACTGTCACTACCACTATTCCACTCAGTTCGCACAAAAGTGCAACGGATGCCAGACCGCGATTCTCAAACAATTCGTCGAGATCTATCGCAACGGCCAAAACCAACATTGGCATCCTGAATGCTACATGATCCACAAGTTCTGGAATGTCCGCCTCACGCCGCCCCAGGAGGCATCAGCCCTATCTCTTGACCAGGACGAACAAGCTAGCCGCGAGCTCGTTAAGGTCGGCGAAGAGCGCATGGAGGAGAAGGTTTACAGGATATGGAGCACACTATCCACGTTCGAAGAGTCATCTGCCGCCTGCATATCAGATATGCTGCTTCACGTGAGCAATGGAGCATACGTGGATGGTGTCATGGTCGCTAAGAAGTTCATCTGGCACGTCGACATTCTATTCAAATCAGCAGATGGCCTCGATGCGGCCATGACGAAACTCGAAATGAAGG CCTTGTCGTATGGCAGAGAGGCAAAACTGCTGTGCAAAAAGATTGTCGCTTTCTTTTCCTTACTATCTAAGGCGCAGGACAAGGAGGTTCGCAAGCTTGGAGTCACACAAGAGTTACTTTCCTTGGTAACCGGTCTGGCACACTACCTCAAGCTATTGATCCGGATTTGTCTTCAGGGCGCTCTGAGAATAGAGAAGGAACGAAATACGTCGGACGGCTTGTATCAATTTCTCGACGACCTTGGAAATCTCGAGTCCCTGAAAGGCGAAGAGCAGTCGCTCTCGATCACCATGGGCATGTCGCGACTCTCGGCTAACGACTCAGATCAGTGCAGCCTATGTCGCAAGCCGATAGAGGACGAGTGTGCGAAGAACGAGGAGAAACGGTGGCACATTGCATGTGTGGCGTGCAATCGTTGCGGCAGGGAACTGGGGAGGAGTCTGCACGATGCGCAATTTAACCCCTACGACCAAAAGATTTTTTGCACCAACTGCGGTTCTTTTTACGCAGACAATGCGCCCCCATTCACCCGGGTCACCAAGCTCCAGCAGTATGTTTACTTGCTCAAGGTGGCTTTGGCGAGACTGTTGGAAATATTACGAAGCACGGGTGCGATTCCCAGAGAGGACGGCCATCCCCAAGATTTACACGACGGACAACGAGACTTGCCACCGCACTTGCGAAGTGAGGCGCGATCTAAGAGTTTTGCCGCCGGCAGCATGCACCAGCGCGAGTCTTCGTACGAGAGTGCAGTAAACGATGTCAAGAGGTTGAAAAGCACCCGTCTTGACAAGGCGCTGTCTTCCAGCGTCAGGAAGGCCAGGACATCACGTATCATGGAGGGACCAGATGGGACAGCCGGTCGTCCCGGTTCAGCAGGGGCTAACTCCGGTGATCCGCGCAAGCCAGGGTTCTCGATTGTCGAGGACCCTGCCAACGAACGTGCAGAGGACTCAATGCTTGGAAACCAAGATGCCTTAACATTAGACGACATTCCCCGCATCGTAGCGGCCGAGCAGGCTCGCGAGCAAAGACCCAACGCTTTCCAACGCCAGGAATTGTTCCGTGCCCCCGCAACAGAACCGAATCTCAACTCCAACAACCCCCGTGCTTTCTCTCCGGGTCGAGGTCCCCGATCGCACGGAGAGCCATCGCCACAGCGAGGCATGGTCATGGGCATTGGTGGCAGGAAATACTTTTCGGAGCTTTCGAATCTGGATTATTTCATAGTCAGGCACCTTGCGGTATTAACGATGCACCCCCTGCTTAACAATGAATTTGAACTCGAGGAGCTGCTGGGATTCATCGAGTCAAGAAAACCAGCCACTTTCTGGAACAAGTTTGGAAAGGCCTTCAAGAATGATGGCAAGAAGAAcgtcaagaagaagggcgTCTTCGGCGTGCCTTTGGAGATGATTATTGAACGCGACGGCGCCGACTCGACAGATGGTGTGGGGCCCGGAACGCTACGCATCCCCGCAATCGTCGACGACATTGTGGCGACGATGAGGCAGATGGATTTGTCGGTTGAGGGTGTCTTCAGGAAGAACGGCAACATCAAAAAGCTTAGTGAACTTTGCGAGAAAATCGACCGGGAAGGCTGCGACAGTGTTAACCTGAGCTCGCAGCCGGTTGTGCAAGTAGCTGCGTTGTTGAAGCGCTACCTCAGAGATTTACCGGATCCCTTGATGACACACAAGCTCTATAACCTCTGGTTGACCGCGGCCAAGATACAAGATGCGGACAAGAGGCGACAGTGCCTACATCTCATCTGCTGCCTGCTGCCCAAGTGTCACAGGGACTGCCTTGAGATTTTGTTCTGCTTCCTCAAGTGGGCAGGAACATTCCATCAGGTCGATGATGAGTCGGGATCCAAGATGGACGTCAAGAATCTGGCAACCGTCATTGCACCGAACATTCTTTATCTGCAATCCAAGGCCCTTACTCTGGACAGCGATCCCATGTTTGCCATCGTGGCAGTCGAGACACTCATCCAGGACATAGAAGAGATGTGCTTG GTGCCCGATGATCTTGTTGATATCCTCAGCGACTCAACACTATTCAACAACAATGGGGATCTCACAACCAAAGAGATCCTCAAACGATTTGGCGACCGCCCCCTAATGAACGGTGGCCTTCGGGGTCACGGTGACGAGCTTGTTGGTCGGCACGACACACCTAATCGCCCATTTGCCAGGCGAGTGGATACCGACCCTGCGGTCTGGCAAGATGAGCGCAGCGTGCGTCCCGTCCACGATCAGCAACAATACGCTAGCTCCATGCATAATACCCCACTGAGGAGGCATGAAGACAATGGGCAGCCCTCGCCGTACGGTCAGGACTTTGACCCTTCACCAGGGATGAGCCGGGAGCCCTCATCTGATCGGGGTGGTGGCCAGCGGAGAGAGTGGAGGAACTCTGGATGGGGAAACAACAGTAGACAACCGGGCTCTGTTGGTGTTACTGGAACTGGCTGA
- a CDS encoding endo-1,4-beta-xylanase D produces the protein MLIVTAHHDYTTSEAGNPFVDGWYADPDCQFYRGEYWVYPTSSYPYEQQTYLDAFSSPDLVNWTKHPRILTNENVTWAHKAMWAPSPISRNGKYYLYFGANDIQTNDELGGIGVGVADRPGGPYVDALGRPLIDKFHNGAQPIDQNVFIDDDGQAYIYYGGWSHCNVAKLNEDMISLGTFDDGTTYKEITPDQYVEGALMMKRNGRYYFFWSEGGWTGPDYAVSYAIADSPLGPFNRIARILQQDPAVATGSGHNGVLKVPGTDIHYIVYHRHPLGDQDGNHRQLAYDRIYFNPDGTIQPITMLVKDNFADGNMIGWQTYGGNWSVHDGHLFSGDGGKGDKAALNVNFGDQVLNADITLISGEKDAGLIFRASQLGQGEDLYSGYYAGISASGYIVLGRAVVENGTGTWHELHRVKGVAIETSKRYHLRIRAVGNKIDVLLGDMGTPKITFEDGERIGQWDAPASGTVGVRVHTAVAQFDNISVAKA, from the exons ATGTTGATCGTGACAGCTCACCACGACTACACCACGTCGGAGGCTGGCAACCCCTTCGTGGACGGATGGTACGCTGATCCAGACTGTCAATTCTACCGAGGTGAATACTGGGTCTATCCGACTTCGTCCTACCCGTACGAACAGCAGACGTACCTCGATGCCTTCTCGAGCCCAGACCTGGTCAACTGGACAAAGCATCCCAGAATCCTCACCAATGAAAACGTCACATGGGCGCACAAGGCCATGTGGGCCCCGTCCCCCATCTCGCGCAACGGCAAGTATTATCTGTACTTTGGCGCCAACGACATCCAGACCAACGATGAGCTCGGCGGCATTGGCGTTGGCGTTGCGGACCGCCCAGGGGGCCCGTATGTTGACGCTCTGGGCAGGCCCCTGATTGACAAGTTCCACAATGGGGCCCAGCCCATTGACCAGAACGTTTTTATTGATGACGATGGACAAGCCTATATATATTATGGAGGCTGGAGTCACTGCAATGTCGCCAAACTAAATGAAGACATGATATCACTGGGGACGTTTGATGACGGAACCACATACAAGGAGATCACTCCGGATCAGTATGTCGAGGGAGCGCTCATGATGAAACGAAATGGGAGATATTACTTCTTTTGGTCAGAAGGAGGCTGGACCG GGCCTGATTATGCGGTCAGCTACGCTATTGCTGATAGTCCACTGGGTCCTTTCAACCGCATCGCCCGGATCTTGCAGCAGGACCCGGCAGTAGCCACCGGATCAGGACACAACGGTGTGCTAAAGGTTCCAGGAACTGATATACACTATATTGTATATCACCGACACCCCTTGGGCGACCAAGACGGAAACCACAGGCAGCTGGCATATGATCGGATTTACTTCAACCCTGACGGCACAATCCAACCCATCACAATGCTCGTCAAAGACAACTTTGCCGATGGGAACATGATCGGCTGGCAGACATATGGTGGTAACTGGAGCGTCCACGATGGCCACCTTTTTTCTGGGGATGGAGGCAAGGGGGATAAAGCTGCGCTCAATGTCAACTTTGGCGACCAGGTGCTAAACGCTGACATCACCCTGATATCCGGCGAAAAGGACGCCGGCCTCATCTTCCGCGCGTCGCAGCTCGGCCAAGGCGAGGATCTTTACAGCGGATATTACGCCGGGATCAGTGCATCTGGCTACATTGTTCTAGGCCGTGCAGTCGTGGAAAATGGAACGGGTACCTGGCACGAGCTGCATCGAGTCAAAGGAGTGGCCATCGAGACGAGCAAACGGTATCATCTTCGCATCCGGGCGGTCGGGAACAAGATTGACGTGCTGTTGGGTGATATGGGAACCCCAAAGATTACGTTTGAAGATGGCGAACGTATCGGACAGTGGGACGCGCCCGCAAGCGGGACGGTGGGTGTCAGAGTGCATACAGCGGTTGCGCAGTTTGACAATATCTCTGTGGCGAAGGCGTGA
- a CDS encoding sterol-4-alpha-carboxylate 3-dehydrogenase, with protein sequence MAKPETKFNLGSVLVVGGCGFLGSHIVRMLLDDYKCSAVSAVDLRCTRNRREGVQYHDADITNAERLVSVFDEVRPDVVIHTASPLAQGNSVVHRDIFYKVNVEGTRTVVEACKKAGVKALVFTSSASVISDNVSDLINADERWPMIRGDKQTEYYSDTKAEAEEIVLKANEPGKLLTAAIRPSGIFGEGDSMVTANLVKTYREGKWKVQVGDNNNLFDFTYAGNVAHAHLLAARALLVTYSAKTQPLDHERVDGEVFLITNDSPVYFWDFARLVYRAAGNQAGLDKVWVLPRDVGIALGWCSETAAWLLGKPVPTFSRQRIIYSTMTRYYNITKAKQRLGYAPIVSMEEGVRRGVQYILDQEKETGKPIC encoded by the exons ATGGCCAAACCCGAAACAAAGTTCAACCTGGGCTCGGTCCTAGTGGTCGGAGGCTGTGGCTTCCTGGGCTCGCACATTGTGCGCATGCTCCTCGACGACTACAAGTGCAGCGCCGTGTCGGCCGTCGACCTGCGCTGCACCCGCAACCGCCGCGAGGGCGTGCAGTACCACGACGCCGACATTACCAacgccgagcgcctcgtctCCGTCTTTGACGAGGTCCGCCCCGACGTCGTCATCCACACGGCCAGCCCCCTGGCCCAGGGCAACAGCGTCGTCCACCGCGACATCTTCTACAAGGTCAACGTCGAGGGCACGAGGACGGTCGTCGAGGCCTGCAAGAAGGCGGGCGTCAAGGCCTTGGTCTTTACGAGCTCGGCCAGCGTCATCAGCGATAATGTTTCGGACCTCATCAACGCCGACGAGCGGTGGCCCATGATTCGCGGGGATAAGCAGACCGAGTACTATTCCGATACCAAG gcagaagcagaagaaaTCGTTCTCAAAGCCAACGAGCCCGGCAAGCTCCTCACCGCCGCGATCCGCCCATCCGGCATCTTCGGCGAGGGCGACAGCATGGTGACAGCCAACCTGGTTAAGACGTACCGGGAGGGAAAGTGGAAGGTGCAAGTTGGCGACAATAACAACCTGTTTGACTTTACCTACGCTGGCAACGTAGCTCACGCCCACCTGCTCGCGGCGCGTGCTCTCCTCGTGACCTACTCCGCCAAGACGCAACCGCTGGACCACGAGCGCGTCGACGGTGAGGTTTTCCTCATCACCAACGATTCGCCCGTCTACTTTTGGGACTTTGCGCGCCTCGTGTACCGCGCTGCCGGGAACCAGGCGGGGCTCGACAAGGTCTGGGTCCTGCCGCGCGACGTCGGCATCGCCCTGGGCTGGTGCTCCGAGACTGCCGCCTGGCTGCTCGGCAAGCCCGTCCCGACCTTCAGCCGCCAGCGCATCATCTACAGCACTATGACCAGGTACTACAATATCACAAAGGCCAAGCAGCGTCTGGGCTACGCCCCGATCGTGagcatggaggagggcgtcaggaggggtgtgcaGTACATTTTGGACCAGGAGAAGGAGACGGGCAAGCCCATTTGCTGA